A single genomic interval of Lathyrus oleraceus cultivar Zhongwan6 chromosome 7, CAAS_Psat_ZW6_1.0, whole genome shotgun sequence harbors:
- the LOC127108376 gene encoding ABC transporter G family member 15, whose protein sequence is MEIEVERGMSSKRGMHLVWENLSVVIPNFGNGHTKRLLNGLSGYGEPNRIMAIMGPSGSGKSTLLDALAGRLSRNVIMSGNVLLNGKKRNLDYGVVAYVTQEDIMLGTLTVRETISYSANLRLPTTMTKQEMNDIVEGTIIEMGLQDCADRLIGNWHLRGISGGEKKRLSIALEILTRPCLLFLDEPTSGLDSASAYFVAQTLRNIAHDGRTVISSIHQPSSEVFELFDDLFLLSGGQTIYFGPAENAVEFFAKAGFPCPSRRNPSDHFLRCINSDFDTVTTTMMASRGTHEQKTLAPSTVNLSTANLSTAATKAVLVEKYRWSEYATCARARIKQMSNFDGRDYESKSKSQVKWWKQLSTLTQRSFVNMSRDVGYYWIRLTIYVALSLCVGTIFFEVGSSYQAIYARGACGAFISGFMTFMAIGGFPSFIEEMKVFYKERLNGYYGIAVYILSNFLSSFPFVAAMSFATGTITYYMVKFRPEFSHLLYICLDLLGCIAVVESSMMIIAALVPNFLMGLIIGAGYIGLMMMTAGYFRKIHDLPKFFWRYPISYINYGAWGLQGAFKNDMIGMEFDSFIAGGPKLKGEIILTTMLGMKVDYSKWWDLAVVIFILLLLRVFFFFILKFKERVVPFLHSIYTKQTLQRIMKRPSFRKTPSFASKRHQPLHPLSSQEGLNSPCH, encoded by the exons ATGGAGATAGAGGTAGAGAGAGGAATGAGTTCAAAAAGAGGAATGCATTTAGTGTGGGAAAATCTGAGTGTTGTGATTCCAAATTTTGGGAATGGACACACAAAGAGGTTGCTTAATGGTTTGAGTGGATATGGTGAACCAAACAGAATCATGGCTATTATGGGTCCATCTGGTTCTGGAAAATCTACTCTTCTTGATGCTTTAGCAG GTAGATTATCTAGAAATGTTATCATGTCTGGAAATGTGCTTTTAAATGGAAAGAAAAGGAATCTAGACTATGGAGTTGTA GCTTATGTGACACAAGAAGATATAATGTTGGGAACCCTAACAGTCAGAGAGACAATATCATACTCAGCAAATTTAAGGCTTCCAACAACAATGACAAAACAAGAGATGAATGACATTGTTGAAGGAACAATCATAGAAATGGGTCTTCAAGATTGTGCTGATAGGCTTATAGGAAATTGGCACTTGAGAGGTATAAGTGGTGGAGAAAAGAAAAGACTAAGCATAGCACTTGAAATCTTAACAAGACCTTGTCTTTTGTTCCTTGATGAACCTACAAGTGGTTTGGACAGTGCTTCAGCTTATTTTGTTGCTCAAACTTTGCGTAACATTGCTCATGATGGGAGAACTGTGATTTCTTCTATTCATCAACCGAGTAGCGAGGTTTTTGAATTATTTGATGATCTCTTTCTGCTTTCTGGAGGCCAGACAATTTACTTTGGACCGGCTGAAAATGCGGTTGAG TTCTTTGCGAAAGCGGGATTTCCGTGTCCGAGTAGAAGAAACCCTTCTGATCATTTTCTTCGCTGTATTAATTCAGACTTTGACACTGTCACGACTACTATGATGGCTTCCCGGGGAACACAT GAACAAAAAACATTAGCACCGTCAACGGTGAACTTATCGACAGCAAACTTATCGACAGCAGCGACCAAAGCAGTACTCGTAGAGAAATACCGTTGGTCAGAATATGCGACTTGTGCAAGAGCAAGAATCAAACAAATGTCGAACTTT GACGGGCGTGATTATGAAAGTAAGAGCAAGAGCCAAGTCAAATGGTGGAAGCAACTATCAACTTTGACTCAGAGATCTTTTGTGAACATGTCTAGAGATGTAGGGTACTATTGGATAAGGTTAACAATCTATGTTGCTTTATCTTTGTGTGTTGGAACAATCTTTTTCGAAGTTGGTTCAAGTTATCAAGCCATTTACGCAAGAGGAGCATGTGGCGCTTTTATATCAGGTTTCATGACATTTATGGCCATAGGAGGATTCCCATCGTTCATAGAGGAAATGAAG GTCTTCTATAAGGAAAGGCTGAATGGATATTATGGAATTGCAGTATACATTCTGTCGAATTTTCTCTCTTCTTTTCCTTTTGTAGCAGCGATGTCCTTTGCTACTGGGACGATAACATATTATATGGTTAAGTTTCGTCCCGAGTTTTCGCATCTTTTGTATATCTGTTTGGATCTTTTGGGATGTATTGCTGTTGTGGAGAGCTCAATGATGATTATAGCTGCATTGGTTCCCAACTTTCTTATGGGATTGATAATTGGAGCAGGATATATC GGTCTTATGATGATGACTGCTGGCTATTTCCGGAAGATCCATGATCTTCCTAAATTCTTCTGGCGTTACCCGATTTCATACATCAATTATGGAGCATGGGGATTGCAG GGAGCATTCAAGAATGACATGATTGGGATGGAGTTTGATTCATTCATAGCTGGTGGACCAAAACTGAAAGGAGAAATAATCCTCACAACAATGCTTGGAATGAAGGTTGATTATTCAAAATGGTGGGACCTAGCTGTGGTCATCTTCATCCTCTTGTTGCTTAgagtttttttctttttcattctCAAATTTAAGGAGAGAGTTGTACCTTTCCTTCACAGTATCTACACAAAGCAAACACTGCAACGAATCATGAAGCGGCCTTCGTTCAGGAAAACTCCGTCGTTCGCTTCCAAGAGACACCAACCACTGCATCCATTGTCTTCTCAAGAGGGTCTCAACTCTCCATGTCATTAG